The Glycine soja cultivar W05 chromosome 6, ASM419377v2, whole genome shotgun sequence genome has a window encoding:
- the LOC114415330 gene encoding TPR repeat-containing thioredoxin TTL1-like encodes MAEKTKNKVEVQLGCGLMGRIFHLKTNNRTRKSSVHSLPVKVCNNTAQQQRDQAKNEAKPSPNHESNVPRDSSIGTIPTLKVEQNPAGKSSSSHRAPSAYQNTQNGRASDAARTSIQRSHDSNEESKQQQKEHAVVNSLELARISTSANHHHHQNNETKSLAKEFVLPITGNLLVNSSPRTSITKSKELNTLSGSCSYNSNNSTNKGMMGNIMRKNSDELAQFRSPRNGRVDPEVLKSMGNEAYKQGRFEEALALYDRAIAVDSKKATYHCNKSAALIGLGRFLQAIVECEEAIKLEPSYGRAHTRLATIYFRLGEAEKALNCNETSSCVDSVLAFQAQALQNHLSKCTEARKVKDWKVILNETQAAISLGADSAPLVYSLHTEALLKLLRHQEAHATYEKMPKFDLDSSNKLFGPVRSAYLLMIGAQIYLAAGRFEDAVTASEQAAKLDPSNFEMNAVVRRARAVTSARMSGNLLFKASKFTEAYAVYNEGLEHDPHNSVLLCNRAACRSKLGQFEKAIEDCNVALIIQPSYSKARLRRADCNAKLERWEAAIQDYEMLLREKPGDEEVARALFETQLQLKMLRGEDIKDLKFGSNLFFISSNDRFRHYVTSPGMSVVLFCNKATHKQVLLVLEQTCKRFPSVNFLKVEIEDHPYLAKSEGVNCIPAFKIYKNGSRIKEIPGNNHDLLEKLVKLYSS; translated from the exons ATGGCAGAGAAAACCAAGAACAAGGTGGAGGTTCAATTGGGTTGCGGTTTGATGGGAAGAATTTTCCATCTCAAAACCAATAACAGGACTAGAAAATCCTCTGTTCATTCACTACCCGTGAAGGTTTGCAACAACACTGCACAGCAACAGAGGGATCAGGCCAAAAACGAAGCCAAACCCTCTCCAAACCATGAATCAAATGTTCCAAGAGATAGCTCCATTGGAACCATTCCTACACTGAAAGTGGAGCAGAATCCAGCGGGAAAGAGTAGCTCTAGTCACCGTGCACCTTCAGCATACCAAAACACTCAAAACGGGAGAGCCTCGGACGCTGCAAGAACCTCAATTCAACGAAGCCACGACTCAAATGAAGAGAGTAAACAACAACAGAAAGAGCACGCTGTTGttaactctctggaacttgctAGGATAAGTACAAGTgctaatcatcatcatcatcaaaacaacgAGACGAAATCCCTGGCGAAAGAATTTGTGTTACCAATCACTGGGAATTTGCTTGTGAATAGCAGCCCAAGAACTAGTATTACCAAGAGCAAAGAGTTGAACACCTTGTCCGGCTCCTGTTCTTACAACAGTAATAATAGTACTAACAAAGGCATGATGGGGAACATAATGAGGAAGAACAGCGACGAGCTTGCGCAATTTCGGAGTCCGAGGAACGGCAGAGTGGACCCTGAGGTGTTGAAGTCCATGGGGAATGAAGCGTACAAACAGGGGAGATTTGAAGAGGCTTTGGCTTTGTATGACCGAGCCATTGCTGTTGACTCAAAGAAAGCAACGTATCATTGCAATAAGAGCGCGGCTTTGATAGGTTTGGGAAGGTTTCTTCAGGCAATTGTTGAGTGTGAGGAAGCTATCAAGTTGGAGCCTTCGTATGGCAGAGCCCACACGCGTTTGGCAACAATTTATTTCAG ATTGGGAGAGGCAGAGAAGGCACTGAATTGCAATGAAACAAGCTCATGTGTTGATTCGGTACTCGCTTTCCAAGCTCAGGCTCTTCAAAATCACCTTAGCAAATGCACTGAAGCTCGGAAAGTCAAAGATTGGAAAGTTATATTAAATGAAACACAGGCTGCAATATCCTTGGGTGCTGATTCAGCTCCACTG GTCTATTCTTTACATACTGAAGCCCTGCTGAAGCTCCTAAGACATCAAGAGGCACACGCTACCTACGAGAAAATGCCAAAATTTGACCTTGATTCTTCTAACAAATTATTTGGCCCCGTTCGTAGTGCTTACCTATTGATGATAGGCGCGCAAATTTACTTGGCAGCCGGCAG GTTTGAGGATGCTGTAACAGCATCTGAGCAAGCAGCTAAACTAGATCCAAGTAATTTTGAGATGAATGCAGTGGTGAGGAGGGCCAGAGCAGTGACATCAGCCAGAATGAGTGGTAACTTACTCTTCAAGGCATCAAAATTCACGGAAGCATATGCTGTATACAATGAAGGACTAGAGCATGATCCACACAACTCAGTTCTGCTATGCAATAGAGCAGCGTGTCGTTCTAAGCTAGGTCAATTCGAGAAAGCAATTGAAGATTGTAACGTAGCACTTATAATTCAACCTAGTTATAGCAAGGCTAGGTTGCGGAGGGCAGATTGCAATGCCAAG TTGGAACGATGGGAAGCTGCCATTCAAGACTATGAAATGCTATTAAGAGAAAAGCCAGGGGATGAGGAGGTGGCAAGGGCTCTGTTTGAGACCCAGCTCCAACTCAAGATGCTACGCGGTGAAGATATTAAGGACTTGAAATTTGGCTCAAATTTGTTTTTCATCTCAAGCAATGATCGGTTTAGACATTATGTAACATCACCTG GGATGTCTGTGGTACTCTTTTGTAACAAGGCAACCCATAAGCAAGTGTTGTTGGTGTTGGAGCAAACCTGCAAGAGATTTCCATCAGTTAATTTCCTTAAG GTGGAGATTGAAGACCATCCATACTTGGCAAAATCAGAAGGTGTGAACTGCATCCCAGCCTTTAAAATATACAAGAATGGATCAAGGATTAAAGAAATTCCAGGAAACAACCACGATTTGTtggaaaaattagttaaattatatAGCAGCTGA